Proteins from a genomic interval of Toxotes jaculatrix isolate fToxJac2 chromosome 5, fToxJac2.pri, whole genome shotgun sequence:
- the alkbh3 gene encoding alpha-ketoglutarate-dependent dioxygenase alkB homolog 3 isoform X2, whose amino-acid sequence MSDKRQRARVQGSWAKQLPKHTGPTGAVTNNHQPKNANPAPGSWGLGPQKTSRTFEFNQPTKPVRDVPPEKVIEHAGDYEISHGPSGVSRLRLLPGFLPPEEADWMFSKLLAELPWSQKTNYRQGEAYEEPRLTCWYGELPYTYARSTMAANAQWHPSLLTLREAAEQVSGCRFNSLLCNLYRDGHDSIGWHSDDEASLGAKPTIASLSLGDTRVFSLRKQPPPEENGDYTYVERIRIPLSHGTLLLMEGATQDDWQHQVAKEYHDRGPRINLTFRTIFPEPEGHRPGTKFRFTAKQQ is encoded by the exons atgtcgGATAAGCGTCAGCGTGCCAGAGTCCAGGGCTCCTGGGCCAAACAGCTGCCAAAACACACAGGACCCACAG GTGCAGTTACAAATAATCATCAACCCAAAAATGCCAACCCAGCCCCTGGTTCTTGGGGACTTGGACCACAGAAGACATCTAGGACATTTGAATTTAATCAACCCACTAAG CCAGTTAGAGATGTTCCACCAGAGAAGGTGATAGA ACACGCGGGTGATTATGAGATCAGCCATGGGCCATCAGGTGTGTCCAG ACTGCGGCTCCTGCCTGGGTTTCTTCCCCCAGAGGAGGCTGACTGGATGTTCAGTAAGCTGTTAGCAGAGCTTCCGTGGTCCCAGAAGACCAACTACAGACAGG GTGAAGCGTATGAGGAGCCCCGGCTGACCTGCTGGTATGGAGAGTTGCCCTATACGTACGCTCGCTCCACCATGGCTGCCAACGCTCAG TGGCATCCGTCGCTGTTAACCCTTCGTGAGGCAGCCGAGCAGGTGAGCGGATGCAGATTCAACTCCCTGCTGTGCAACTTGTATCGGGACGGGCATGACAGCATTGGCTGGCACAGTGACGATGAGGCCTCCCTGGGCGCCAAGCCCACCATCGCTTCCCTCAGTCTGGGGGACACCAGAGTGTTCAGCCTCCGCAAGCAGCCCCCACCG GAGGAGAACGGTGACTACACTTACGTGGAGCGGATTCGGATTCCTCTGAGTCACGGGACGCTTCTGCTGATGGAAGGAGCCACACAGGACGATTGGCAG CATCAAGTGGCTAAAGAGTACCATGACAGAGGCCCACGCATCAACTTGACCTTCAGAACCATCTTCCCAGAGCCTGAGGGCCACAGGCCGGGGACCAAGTTTCGTTTCACTGCCAAGCAACAGTGA
- the alkbh3 gene encoding alpha-ketoglutarate-dependent dioxygenase alkB homolog 3 isoform X1, translated as MSDKRQRARVQGSWAKQLPKHTGPTVKTGAVTNNHQPKNANPAPGSWGLGPQKTSRTFEFNQPTKPVRDVPPEKVIEHAGDYEISHGPSGVSRLRLLPGFLPPEEADWMFSKLLAELPWSQKTNYRQGEAYEEPRLTCWYGELPYTYARSTMAANAQWHPSLLTLREAAEQVSGCRFNSLLCNLYRDGHDSIGWHSDDEASLGAKPTIASLSLGDTRVFSLRKQPPPEENGDYTYVERIRIPLSHGTLLLMEGATQDDWQHQVAKEYHDRGPRINLTFRTIFPEPEGHRPGTKFRFTAKQQ; from the exons atgtcgGATAAGCGTCAGCGTGCCAGAGTCCAGGGCTCCTGGGCCAAACAGCTGCCAAAACACACAGGACCCACAG TTAAAACAGGTGCAGTTACAAATAATCATCAACCCAAAAATGCCAACCCAGCCCCTGGTTCTTGGGGACTTGGACCACAGAAGACATCTAGGACATTTGAATTTAATCAACCCACTAAG CCAGTTAGAGATGTTCCACCAGAGAAGGTGATAGA ACACGCGGGTGATTATGAGATCAGCCATGGGCCATCAGGTGTGTCCAG ACTGCGGCTCCTGCCTGGGTTTCTTCCCCCAGAGGAGGCTGACTGGATGTTCAGTAAGCTGTTAGCAGAGCTTCCGTGGTCCCAGAAGACCAACTACAGACAGG GTGAAGCGTATGAGGAGCCCCGGCTGACCTGCTGGTATGGAGAGTTGCCCTATACGTACGCTCGCTCCACCATGGCTGCCAACGCTCAG TGGCATCCGTCGCTGTTAACCCTTCGTGAGGCAGCCGAGCAGGTGAGCGGATGCAGATTCAACTCCCTGCTGTGCAACTTGTATCGGGACGGGCATGACAGCATTGGCTGGCACAGTGACGATGAGGCCTCCCTGGGCGCCAAGCCCACCATCGCTTCCCTCAGTCTGGGGGACACCAGAGTGTTCAGCCTCCGCAAGCAGCCCCCACCG GAGGAGAACGGTGACTACACTTACGTGGAGCGGATTCGGATTCCTCTGAGTCACGGGACGCTTCTGCTGATGGAAGGAGCCACACAGGACGATTGGCAG CATCAAGTGGCTAAAGAGTACCATGACAGAGGCCCACGCATCAACTTGACCTTCAGAACCATCTTCCCAGAGCCTGAGGGCCACAGGCCGGGGACCAAGTTTCGTTTCACTGCCAAGCAACAGTGA